Genomic segment of Paenalkalicoccus suaedae:
TGTATATAGAGAAAGAGGGATTTACTAGTTTGCATGCGTTAGACGGTGAAGAAGGATTAACGCTTTTTTATGAGCATGCCCCAGACTGTATTCTTTTAGACTTAATGCTACCAGAAGTGGACGGCATAGATGTATGTAGGACGATTCGTTTAGAGGATAAACACATACCGATTCTGATGCTTACAGGCAAAGGGCAAAGTCACGAGATCATTAACGGATTAGAGAGTGGTGCAGATGATTACATCGTCAAGCCGTTTGACCCGAATGAGCTGATCGCTCGTCTGAAAGCGGCGCTCAGGCGTACAGTTTTATCCGATGAGTATCAGCAGAATATTCAGTTAGACAACCTAACGATTGCGATGACTGAACGGCGTGTGTACGTGAACCAAATAGAGGTCTCTCTAGCACCGCGAGAAATGGAGCTCTTACACTATTTTGCATGTCATCCAAATCAGGTCTTACTTCGCCAGCAACTATTTGATAAAGTGTGGGGCTATGAGTTTGATGGCGATCCTAGGACGCTGGATGTTCATATTAAACGGATTCGAGATAAGCTGTCTCATAAACATGCGTCTTGGTCTATTACGACTGTCAGAGGCGTGGGCTACAGGTTTGAGGCGAATGCGCATGGGTAAACGCAAAAGCATGTTTCAAAAGCTATTTCTGACCTACTCAACCATTATCTTATCCTCTTTTCTCCTGTTTGGTTGCGTCTTTCTTTACATCTTTCACCTACAGCTCTACAGCGATTATGAGGAAACATTTGTGTACCACTATGACAAGGTGACGGAGCAGATCCAAACAACGGAGAGTCTTGCCTTTAGTTTACGCGAGGTTGAGGCCTTCTTACTCCCAAGCCTCGTTCAGCAGGAATACAGTATGTATCTGTTTGGAGATGATATGAGCCTACTTATAGGCCCTCCACCTGATGAATCACGGGAGAGGCTGATTAAACCCGAGTTTGTCACCAAAGCATTAGAAGAAGGTATCACGACAGAAGGGGGCAGAATTGACGGGGAGCTGAGCTACTCGGTTGGCGCGCCGATTCAGTTGCCGGGCATGTTGGGCGGGCAGGGGGCACTTGTGATGGTGTTCCACGACCTCGATCACCAATACATGCAGGTGCTCTCTCATATCCTGATCACGATCGCGATTACGATCGCTTTTGCGGCGGTGGTGCTCTGGATCATGTCGAAGCGGATTACGTCGCCGCTCCGTGAGATGAATCGTGTGGTACGGAAGTATGCGAAAGGGGATTTCTCGGAGTTTGTAGACGCCACGTCATCGGATGAAATTGGGCAGCTCGGCGAGAGTGTGACGTACATGGCGAAGGAGTTGCGTACGCTTGAGGAGACGCGGAATAATCTCGTGGCGGACGTTGCGCACGACCTCCGCTCCCCGCTCACTTCCATCAAGGGCTTTTTGATTGCGCTAGCAGATGGTACCGTGCCACATGATAGGAAAGATCGTGTCTATGCGCTTATGAGAGCGGAGACGGAGCGAATTATTACACTCGTGAACGATACGTTAG
This window contains:
- a CDS encoding response regulator transcription factor: MKPITILIIEDDPSIAELIAMYIEKEGFTSLHALDGEEGLTLFYEHAPDCILLDLMLPEVDGIDVCRTIRLEDKHIPILMLTGKGQSHEIINGLESGADDYIVKPFDPNELIARLKAALRRTVLSDEYQQNIQLDNLTIAMTERRVYVNQIEVSLAPREMELLHYFACHPNQVLLRQQLFDKVWGYEFDGDPRTLDVHIKRIRDKLSHKHASWSITTVRGVGYRFEANAHG
- a CDS encoding HAMP domain-containing sensor histidine kinase; its protein translation is MGKRKSMFQKLFLTYSTIILSSFLLFGCVFLYIFHLQLYSDYEETFVYHYDKVTEQIQTTESLAFSLREVEAFLLPSLVQQEYSMYLFGDDMSLLIGPPPDESRERLIKPEFVTKALEEGITTEGGRIDGELSYSVGAPIQLPGMLGGQGALVMVFHDLDHQYMQVLSHILITIAITIAFAAVVLWIMSKRITSPLREMNRVVRKYAKGDFSEFVDATSSDEIGQLGESVTYMAKELRTLEETRNNLVADVAHDLRSPLTSIKGFLIALADGTVPHDRKDRVYALMRAETERIITLVNDTLDMSQLEAGQVTMVPEPYEINEQVAFTVAKLAPQLEAKQMTIHVEAPYTDTCVMADRNRMEQVFINLLQNAIQFSPRGSEVVVHVEVLTKTIAIRITDQGPGIEEGQISEIWKRFYKADKARTNKAGSGIGLSIVKSILDQHDVEIVVTRATQDGVGTTFAFELPRYVESEE